From one bacterium genomic stretch:
- a CDS encoding hydrogenase iron-sulfur subunit, which produces MEEQRVGKANGQEPTIVAFFCTWCTYTAADLAGTSRMKYAPNVRIIRVMCSGRVDPQFVVEAFAQGADGVLIGGCHPGDCHYVEGNYKTLRRIALLKRVLREMGIEDERLRLEWISASEGDKVARVINDMVEAVRRLGRLDLPGKRKGWDAELLHHDGPTEALAAAAASDGR; this is translated from the coding sequence ATGGAAGAGCAGAGAGTCGGGAAGGCAAATGGGCAGGAGCCAACGATCGTGGCGTTCTTCTGCACGTGGTGCACCTACACCGCGGCGGACCTGGCCGGCACCTCGCGTATGAAGTACGCTCCCAACGTCCGCATCATCCGCGTGATGTGCTCGGGTCGGGTGGACCCGCAGTTCGTGGTCGAGGCGTTCGCGCAGGGCGCCGACGGGGTCCTCATCGGCGGCTGCCATCCTGGGGACTGCCACTACGTGGAGGGCAACTACAAGACGCTGCGCCGAATAGCGCTGTTGAAGCGTGTCCTCCGCGAAATGGGAATTGAGGACGAGCGTCTCCGGCTGGAATGGATCTCTGCCTCGGAAGGCGACAAAGTGGCCCGCGTGATCAACGACATGGTGGAGGCCGTGCGCCGGCTGGGCAGGCTCGATCTGCCCGGGAAGCGGAAGGGCTGGGACGCAGAGCTCTTGCACCATGACGGGCCCACCGAGGCCCTCGCGGCCGCCGCCGCATCCGACGGGAGGTGA
- a CDS encoding oxidoreductase — protein MSNPTKPQVAFYWCASCGGCEEAVVDLADGVLAVVDAVDIIFWPVALDFKRSDVEARPDGSIAVAFVNGAVRTSEQEEMAHLMRRKAQVLIAFGACSHLGGIPGLANLWDRKTIFRGSYSDPPSVVNPEGTLPQESWQEDGRMTTLPAFRDTVRTLDQVVEVDYYIPGCPPTPKLLMDAVQAILTGALPPRGSVLAPDIALCDQCHLKATKPDRLLLTSFKRPHQVLIDPETCLLAQGLLCLGPATRAGCEALCPSGNMPCSGCFGPTSRVHDVGAKLISAVGSAFDASSPDAIEAVLSTIPDPVGTFYRYSLPASRLRRKVSQAAPAEAAQ, from the coding sequence ATGTCAAACCCCACAAAGCCGCAGGTCGCCTTCTACTGGTGCGCATCTTGCGGAGGTTGCGAGGAGGCGGTCGTTGATCTGGCCGATGGCGTCCTGGCCGTCGTGGATGCCGTGGACATCATCTTCTGGCCGGTTGCCCTGGATTTCAAGCGCAGCGACGTGGAGGCGCGGCCGGACGGATCCATTGCGGTCGCGTTCGTCAACGGCGCCGTCCGCACCTCGGAGCAGGAGGAGATGGCGCACCTGATGCGGCGCAAAGCACAGGTCCTGATCGCCTTTGGCGCGTGCTCCCACCTGGGAGGAATCCCAGGGCTCGCCAACCTCTGGGACCGCAAGACCATCTTCCGCGGTAGCTACAGCGATCCGCCCTCGGTGGTCAACCCGGAAGGCACCCTGCCCCAGGAATCCTGGCAGGAAGACGGCCGCATGACCACGCTCCCGGCATTCCGCGACACCGTGCGGACCCTGGATCAGGTCGTGGAAGTTGACTACTACATCCCGGGCTGCCCTCCCACCCCGAAGCTTCTGATGGACGCGGTTCAGGCGATCCTTACCGGCGCCCTTCCACCGCGGGGAAGCGTGCTGGCTCCTGATATCGCGCTGTGCGACCAGTGCCATCTGAAGGCCACCAAGCCGGACCGGCTGCTCCTGACCAGCTTCAAGCGCCCTCACCAGGTGCTGATTGATCCCGAAACCTGCCTGCTGGCGCAGGGGCTGTTGTGCCTGGGGCCGGCCACGCGCGCCGGATGTGAGGCCCTGTGTCCTAGCGGTAACATGCCCTGCAGCGGGTGTTTTGGACCGACGTCGCGCGTGCACGACGTCGGCGCCAAGCTGATCTCCGCCGTGGGCTCGGCATTCGACGCCAGCAGCCCGGATGCCATCGAGGCAGTTCTCTCCACGATTCCCGATCCGGTGGGCACGTTCTACCGGTACTCGCTCCCGGCCTCACGCCTGCGGCGCAAGGTGTCGCAGGCCGCCCCGGCCGAGGCGGCACAGTAG
- a CDS encoding cache domain-containing protein has protein sequence MSSDLRGIIGRYLPGFISGRRNGGTVPVATKLIVSYLLIIGVTIAVFAFVGTHLIGRIIMSEAQASVRNNLNAAREILHGRLDHVNDVVRLTAERFFLRDALPSGRTDPIAKELGRIREGERLDVLTVTDRSGNVLLRTSNPQLVGDNVSHDELVAAVLHSRKPAAGISLVPSAALRRESPSLAEQAHFKIIETPRAAPREAAEETAGMMLKAAAPILDSHGNLLGVLYGGVLLNRNFEIVDKIKQTVFQDVEYKGHDIGTSTIFLNDVRISTNVRTADGTRAVGTRIAEDVYDQVVVSGNPWIGRAYVVNNWYITAYEPMKSLNHKIIGILYVGVLERKYVDLRKQAVSVLLALTLTGALLSMGVSYFISRRVSASVRQLVSASREVAHGNLDATVEIRTNDELQDLADSFNTMASALKQRDAQLKDYTRKRIMESERLAITGQLAAGVAHELNNPLQGIVAFTHLLLEKAPPEGQLRETLGKVVDQAGRCRDIVRGLLDYARPVKPHKRPSDVNSLLQQCVSLVENQAQFHNIQVVKELQEGLPLAVVDPSQIQQVFMNVIINAAEAMGGVGRLALSTRTDPDGGHLEVTITDTGNGIRPEDLERIFDPFFTTKDQGHGTGLGLSISFGIVKEHGGTILVESEVGKGTSFMVRLPVKTVGEA, from the coding sequence ATGTCCAGTGACCTGAGGGGGATCATCGGAAGGTACCTGCCCGGGTTCATCTCCGGCCGCAGGAACGGTGGAACGGTACCTGTAGCCACCAAGCTTATCGTCAGCTACCTGCTGATCATCGGGGTCACGATAGCCGTCTTCGCCTTCGTGGGGACCCACCTCATCGGCAGGATCATCATGTCTGAAGCCCAGGCGAGCGTGCGCAACAACCTCAACGCGGCACGCGAGATCCTGCACGGCAGGCTGGACCATGTCAACGACGTGGTCCGGCTCACAGCAGAAAGGTTCTTCCTAAGGGACGCGCTGCCGTCGGGGAGGACGGACCCGATCGCCAAGGAGCTTGGAAGAATCCGAGAAGGTGAGCGGTTGGACGTGCTCACGGTCACCGACCGGTCCGGCAATGTGCTCCTGCGCACCAGCAACCCTCAACTTGTCGGCGACAACGTAAGCCATGACGAGCTGGTGGCGGCCGTCCTGCACAGCAGGAAGCCCGCCGCGGGTATCTCACTGGTTCCTTCGGCCGCCCTGCGCAGGGAGTCGCCGTCCCTGGCCGAGCAGGCCCACTTCAAGATCATCGAGACGCCCAGGGCCGCGCCCAGGGAGGCCGCGGAGGAGACCGCGGGCATGATGCTCAAGGCGGCGGCCCCGATCCTGGACTCCCACGGCAACCTGCTCGGGGTGCTGTACGGCGGGGTTCTGCTGAACCGGAACTTCGAGATCGTGGACAAGATCAAGCAGACCGTGTTCCAGGACGTAGAGTACAAGGGACACGACATCGGAACCTCAACGATCTTCTTGAACGACGTGCGGATCTCAACGAACGTAAGGACCGCCGACGGCACGAGGGCAGTGGGAACGCGGATCGCGGAAGACGTCTACGACCAAGTTGTCGTGTCGGGTAACCCCTGGATCGGCCGTGCATACGTGGTCAACAACTGGTACATCACCGCCTACGAACCGATGAAGAGCCTCAACCACAAGATAATCGGGATACTGTACGTGGGGGTTCTGGAACGTAAGTACGTGGACCTTAGGAAACAGGCCGTGTCCGTGCTCCTGGCGCTGACGCTCACGGGCGCGCTGCTGTCCATGGGCGTGTCCTACTTCATCTCACGTAGGGTTTCCGCGTCCGTGCGGCAACTGGTCTCCGCCTCGAGGGAAGTGGCCCACGGCAACCTGGACGCAACCGTGGAGATCCGAACCAACGACGAGCTGCAGGATCTGGCCGACAGCTTCAACACCATGGCGTCCGCCTTGAAGCAGAGGGACGCCCAGTTGAAGGACTACACGCGAAAGAGGATCATGGAGTCTGAGAGACTCGCGATCACCGGACAGCTCGCCGCCGGCGTGGCCCACGAGCTGAACAACCCCCTCCAGGGAATCGTCGCCTTCACCCACCTGCTCCTGGAGAAGGCCCCGCCCGAAGGGCAACTGCGCGAAACCCTCGGTAAAGTCGTGGACCAGGCAGGCCGCTGCAGGGACATCGTACGGGGACTGCTGGACTATGCCCGGCCGGTGAAGCCTCACAAACGGCCTTCGGACGTCAATTCCCTCCTGCAGCAGTGCGTCTCGCTGGTCGAGAACCAGGCGCAGTTCCACAACATCCAGGTCGTCAAGGAGCTCCAGGAGGGACTGCCGCTGGCCGTCGTGGACCCCTCTCAGATCCAGCAGGTATTCATGAACGTGATAATCAATGCCGCCGAGGCGATGGGCGGCGTGGGGCGGCTGGCCCTGTCCACACGGACCGATCCAGACGGGGGGCACCTCGAGGTTACGATCACCGATACCGGGAACGGCATCCGCCCGGAGGACTTGGAGAGGATATTCGACCCCTTCTTCACCACCAAGGACCAGGGGCACGGCACCGGGCTGGGGCTGTCAATCAGCTTCGGAATCGTCAAGGAGCACGGCGGCACGATCTTGGTGGAGAGCGAGGTAGGAAAGGGAACGTCGTTCATGGTGAGGCTGCCCGTCAAGACTGTTGGGGAAGCGTAA
- a CDS encoding hybrid sensor histidine kinase/response regulator — protein MKIEPRILIIDDEEIVLDSCSQILEGSGYTTRTATDGWVGLKQVAEFQPDLVYVDLKMPGISGFEVLERIRALDPSIVAIVITGYATLASAVEAMQKGAYDFLPKPFTPDEFRLITKRGIEKRELVLETIALRREKELLQQNFAAIISHELKAPLSAVQQNLIRLVQELSDQVNEAQMARLERMKSRINDLLTMIHTWLRAISSDIGSIKEGFVPTSVATAISRAVENVYPYAVRKDIDIDVSIGEPLDLVHGDEGTLVEALVNLIGNAIRYSRSESRVHVSAEQQTDHILVAVRDWGIGIAEDELPYIFGNFYRGRAGAGDEAGAGLGLAITRRIVEAHGGTITVTSRLGEGSTFVIALPAQGSGTGTHPTPEAGGPENPQGGRVT, from the coding sequence ATGAAGATCGAACCCCGGATACTCATCATAGACGACGAGGAGATCGTGCTGGATTCGTGCAGCCAGATCCTCGAGGGCAGCGGGTATACCACGAGGACGGCAACAGACGGCTGGGTTGGTCTGAAGCAGGTGGCGGAGTTCCAGCCGGACCTCGTGTATGTGGACCTCAAGATGCCCGGCATCTCGGGGTTCGAGGTGCTGGAAAGGATCCGCGCCCTTGACCCCTCAATCGTGGCAATCGTGATCACCGGGTATGCCACGTTGGCCTCCGCCGTGGAAGCCATGCAGAAAGGGGCCTATGACTTCCTCCCCAAGCCCTTCACCCCCGACGAGTTCCGCCTGATTACGAAGAGGGGCATCGAGAAGCGAGAGCTGGTCCTCGAGACGATCGCGCTTAGGCGCGAGAAGGAACTGCTGCAGCAGAACTTCGCGGCCATCATCTCTCACGAGCTCAAGGCCCCGCTCAGCGCCGTTCAGCAGAACCTGATCCGGCTGGTGCAGGAGCTGTCGGACCAGGTCAACGAAGCCCAGATGGCCCGCCTGGAGCGGATGAAATCCAGGATCAACGACCTCCTAACCATGATCCACACCTGGCTCAGGGCGATCTCCAGCGACATCGGGAGCATCAAGGAGGGCTTCGTTCCAACTTCCGTTGCCACCGCGATCTCCAGGGCGGTCGAGAACGTCTACCCCTACGCCGTGCGGAAGGACATCGACATAGACGTCTCCATAGGGGAGCCGCTAGACCTCGTGCACGGAGACGAAGGCACACTGGTTGAAGCGCTGGTCAACCTGATCGGCAACGCGATAAGGTACTCGCGATCAGAGAGCAGGGTGCACGTGAGCGCCGAGCAGCAGACGGATCACATACTGGTCGCGGTCCGAGACTGGGGCATCGGCATAGCCGAAGACGAGCTGCCTTACATCTTCGGGAACTTCTACAGGGGCCGGGCCGGCGCGGGAGACGAGGCCGGAGCAGGACTGGGTCTCGCCATCACCAGACGCATCGTCGAGGCCCACGGAGGGACGATCACGGTAACCAGCAGGCTGGGTGAAGGTAGCACATTTGTGATTGCCTTACCGGCACAGGGTTCTGGTACGGGAACGCATCCTACTCCGGAAGCCGGCGGACCGGAGAATCCGCAAGGGGGACGTGTGACATGA
- a CDS encoding response regulator, whose translation MSQEKRLLIIDDDPDFVEGIKSILESAGYQVDAAYNPRTGLEALKAKPYDLLLLDIMMGRGAEGIMVARKIRKDPLLNEIPVLIITGLREQIAFLFPGQPVHPHLLPVDELVEKPVEPALLLDKVSTLLERAAKRKSEK comes from the coding sequence ATGAGCCAAGAAAAGCGACTGCTGATCATAGACGATGATCCCGACTTCGTGGAGGGGATCAAGTCCATACTGGAGTCCGCGGGCTACCAGGTCGATGCCGCTTATAACCCAAGAACCGGCCTCGAGGCGCTGAAAGCCAAGCCGTACGACCTGTTGCTGCTGGACATCATGATGGGACGGGGCGCAGAAGGGATCATGGTGGCACGCAAGATAAGAAAGGACCCCCTCCTCAACGAGATCCCGGTGCTGATAATCACGGGGCTGCGGGAACAGATCGCCTTTCTCTTCCCGGGCCAGCCCGTACACCCCCACCTCCTTCCGGTGGACGAGTTGGTGGAGAAACCGGTGGAGCCCGCGCTTCTACTGGACAAGGTTAGCACCCTGCTCGAACGCGCAGCAAAGCGCAAGTCAGAGAAGTAG
- a CDS encoding 4Fe-4S dicluster domain-containing protein, which yields MPAKPSFSREIVNLLYNAETNPVESCIQCGTCSSTCPAVEFMDHSPRNIIALIRADLRKPVLSSNAFWCCASCYQCTVRCPAGIDIAGMMYGLKRYSMWRSHFKKGSVGADFSRRFARMILKNGKSWEPALATPYLFHYGLRAFLYDARNGLALFMKGRLPLFPKKLKRSARFKRILNRIIPMGRVA from the coding sequence ATGCCAGCAAAACCCTCTTTTTCAAGAGAGATAGTCAACCTGCTGTACAACGCGGAAACGAATCCGGTGGAGAGCTGCATCCAGTGCGGCACCTGCTCCTCGACTTGTCCGGCGGTCGAATTCATGGACCACTCGCCGCGCAACATCATCGCACTGATCCGGGCAGATCTCAGAAAGCCCGTGCTGTCGAGTAACGCTTTCTGGTGCTGTGCCTCCTGCTACCAGTGCACCGTGAGATGCCCGGCGGGCATTGACATTGCGGGCATGATGTACGGTCTCAAGCGCTACTCCATGTGGAGAAGCCACTTCAAGAAAGGTTCGGTCGGGGCGGACTTCTCCAGGCGGTTCGCAAGGATGATCTTGAAGAACGGCAAGTCCTGGGAGCCTGCTCTGGCTACGCCGTACCTCTTCCACTACGGCCTGAGAGCTTTCCTGTACGACGCCCGCAACGGCCTGGCCCTCTTCATGAAGGGGCGCCTACCCCTCTTCCCCAAGAAACTCAAGAGGTCGGCCAGGTTCAAGAGGATCCTCAACCGGATCATCCCGATGGGGAGGGTGGCATGA
- a CDS encoding CoB--CoM heterodisulfide reductase iron-sulfur subunit B family protein, protein MKAYSYYPGCSLEKMAASYHVSTMEVAQKLGVEFKELEDWNCCGATAYFHVDELLAHTLSARNLAIAERAGLDLVAPCSGCYKNMYFTNAHLKEDPDLAEHINYALEEDDLQFSGSIQVRHLMEVFAKDVGLDEIRKQVSNPLNGLRVAPYYGCQVVRPQKDREDVEHPQFFEDLLSAVGATPIDYPLKLRCCGGSLIVTNRRAALTMVRDLLQNAVDRGAEVIATACPLCQLNLECYQRHVNSEFGTNLSLPILYFTQLLGLAMGIPAKRLGIGSELVTPAFALAR, encoded by the coding sequence ATGAAGGCCTACAGCTACTACCCTGGTTGCTCCCTCGAGAAGATGGCTGCATCCTACCACGTCTCCACCATGGAGGTTGCGCAGAAATTGGGGGTGGAGTTCAAGGAGCTGGAGGACTGGAACTGCTGCGGCGCCACCGCGTATTTCCACGTTGACGAGCTCCTCGCGCACACGCTGTCCGCTCGCAACCTGGCCATTGCCGAACGGGCGGGCCTGGACCTTGTGGCGCCCTGCAGCGGCTGCTACAAGAACATGTACTTCACCAACGCGCACCTCAAGGAAGACCCTGATCTGGCGGAGCACATCAACTACGCCCTGGAGGAAGACGACCTGCAGTTCTCGGGGAGCATCCAGGTGCGGCACCTGATGGAGGTCTTCGCGAAAGACGTGGGGCTAGACGAGATCCGGAAGCAGGTCTCCAACCCGTTGAACGGCCTTCGCGTTGCGCCCTACTATGGCTGCCAGGTGGTCAGGCCGCAGAAGGACCGGGAGGACGTCGAACATCCCCAGTTCTTCGAGGACCTGCTCTCCGCCGTAGGGGCAACCCCAATCGACTACCCGCTCAAACTGCGGTGCTGCGGCGGTTCCCTGATCGTGACCAACCGCAGGGCGGCGCTGACCATGGTCCGCGACCTACTCCAGAATGCCGTGGATCGCGGCGCCGAGGTGATCGCAACCGCCTGCCCGCTGTGCCAGCTCAACCTGGAGTGCTACCAGCGGCACGTGAATAGCGAGTTCGGCACGAATCTCTCCTTGCCGATCCTCTACTTCACGCAGTTGCTCGGGCTCGCGATGGGAATACCCGCGAAGCGGCTGGGTATAGGCTCGGAGTTGGTAACGCCTGCATTTGCGCTTGCGCGATAG
- a CDS encoding Ni/Fe hydrogenase subunit alpha: MTKKISEAAQQAWEAGKERADQAYSQRRRVVIDPITRLEGHGKIDIFLDDAGEVERAYFQVPELRGFETFSRGRPAEDMPQITSRICGVCPLAHHMASVKALDDLYKVEPPPAAKKIRELDYSLFMVEDHALHFYFLGGPDFVVGPTAPKEQRNVLGVIAAVGIEVGKRVIAMRRELRDLETYLGGKTIHPVMGLPGGVAKGIAPGDLPRFREVAARAVEFAKFTLDVFRKVVLANPDYVRLITSDAYTHRTYYMGMVDANNKVNFYDGMIRVVDPSGVEYAKFKSGDYLNYIAERVEPWSYVKFCYLKPVGWKGFVDGPESGVYAVAPLARLNASDGMATPLAQQAYEEFFATLGGKPVHHTLANHWARVIELLYAAERLVELTDDPEITSTALRVLPTKQPSVGVGVVEAPRGTLIHHYETDEQGLITRANLIVATQNNAARIAMSVDSAAKGVIHKGQVDDGLLNMVEMAFRAYDPCHGCATHSLPGEMPLVASVYDSAGELVRQIRR, encoded by the coding sequence ATGACAAAGAAGATCTCAGAGGCCGCACAGCAGGCATGGGAAGCGGGCAAAGAGCGTGCAGACCAGGCCTACAGCCAGCGACGGCGGGTGGTGATTGATCCAATCACGCGCCTGGAAGGGCACGGCAAGATAGATATCTTCCTGGACGACGCGGGAGAGGTCGAGCGCGCCTACTTCCAGGTGCCTGAACTGCGCGGGTTTGAGACCTTCAGCCGGGGGCGCCCAGCCGAGGACATGCCGCAGATCACCTCCCGCATCTGCGGGGTCTGCCCGCTCGCCCACCATATGGCATCGGTCAAGGCGCTGGACGACCTCTACAAGGTGGAGCCCCCGCCCGCGGCCAAGAAGATCCGCGAACTGGACTACTCGCTCTTCATGGTCGAGGACCACGCGCTGCACTTCTACTTCCTGGGAGGCCCGGACTTCGTCGTAGGGCCTACCGCCCCCAAGGAGCAACGCAACGTCCTGGGGGTCATTGCCGCCGTCGGGATCGAGGTCGGCAAGCGGGTTATCGCGATGCGCCGCGAGCTCCGCGACCTGGAGACCTACCTCGGCGGAAAGACGATCCACCCCGTAATGGGGCTGCCCGGTGGTGTCGCCAAGGGCATCGCCCCCGGTGATCTTCCGCGCTTCCGGGAGGTAGCGGCCCGCGCGGTGGAGTTCGCGAAGTTCACGCTCGACGTCTTCCGCAAGGTGGTGCTGGCGAACCCCGACTACGTCCGCCTCATTACCTCCGACGCCTACACCCACCGGACCTACTACATGGGCATGGTGGACGCCAACAACAAGGTTAACTTCTACGACGGCATGATCCGCGTGGTGGATCCGTCCGGGGTGGAGTACGCCAAGTTCAAGTCCGGGGACTACCTGAACTACATCGCGGAGCGCGTGGAGCCGTGGAGTTACGTCAAGTTCTGCTACCTGAAGCCGGTCGGGTGGAAGGGCTTCGTTGACGGCCCGGAAAGCGGCGTCTACGCCGTGGCGCCGCTGGCGCGCCTGAACGCGTCGGACGGCATGGCAACGCCCCTGGCGCAGCAGGCCTACGAGGAGTTCTTCGCCACGCTGGGCGGCAAGCCGGTGCACCACACCCTGGCCAACCACTGGGCCCGGGTGATCGAGCTGCTCTACGCCGCCGAGCGCCTGGTGGAACTGACCGATGACCCAGAGATCACGAGCACCGCGCTGCGCGTGCTGCCCACCAAGCAGCCCTCGGTCGGCGTGGGCGTCGTGGAAGCCCCCCGGGGCACGCTGATTCACCACTACGAGACCGATGAGCAAGGGCTCATCACCCGGGCCAACCTCATAGTCGCCACCCAGAACAACGCGGCGCGTATCGCCATGTCCGTTGATAGTGCCGCCAAGGGCGTCATCCACAAGGGCCAAGTGGACGACGGCCTGCTCAACATGGTAGAGATGGCCTTCCGGGCCTACGATCCCTGCCACGGGTGCGCCACGCACTCGCTGCCGGGGGAAATGCCCCTGGTCGCCTCGGTCTACGACAGCGCGGGAGAGCTAGTGCGTCAGATCAGGCGATGA
- a CDS encoding hydrogenase maturation protease produces MSGKDILVLGIGNDLLGDDAIGLLVAEALREDGLSVRTGVRSGLALLDEVVGARRVLLIDSQTTGGRPGTISEFSLEPSVVRSPSAHYVGYGEALAIGVAVGLEMPEEIRVVAVERTPEVYLGADLSEPVRAALPALVERARNVIQEWLC; encoded by the coding sequence ATGAGCGGCAAGGACATTCTTGTCCTTGGCATCGGGAACGATCTGTTGGGTGACGACGCGATAGGCCTGCTGGTTGCAGAAGCTTTGCGTGAAGACGGCCTGTCGGTCCGGACGGGCGTGCGCTCGGGCCTGGCCCTGCTGGACGAGGTCGTCGGCGCCCGCCGCGTTTTGTTGATAGACAGCCAGACCACCGGGGGGCGGCCGGGAACGATATCCGAGTTCTCTCTGGAGCCCTCGGTGGTCCGCAGCCCGTCAGCGCACTACGTGGGATACGGCGAGGCCCTTGCCATAGGCGTCGCCGTGGGGCTGGAGATGCCGGAAGAGATCCGCGTGGTGGCGGTGGAGCGCACACCCGAAGTCTATCTTGGCGCGGACCTCTCCGAACCGGTGCGCGCTGCCTTGCCCGCCCTCGTGGAGCGGGCCAGGAACGTCATCCAGGAGTGGCTTTGCTGA
- a CDS encoding Fe-S-containing hydro-lyase — MNPKRLTTPWSDATVEGLRAGDLVLISGVIYGARDAAHKRLVEALERGETLPADLRGQLVYYVGPAPAKPGQVIGSAGPTTSTRMDTYAPTLLAQGLKGMIGKGYRSQPVLEAMRRHRAVYMAATGGAGALLARCFTRADVVAYEDLGPEALFRFEVVDFPVIVVNDAFGGDLYAQGKKAFSKATPG, encoded by the coding sequence ATGAACCCGAAACGCCTGACGACGCCCTGGTCCGATGCGACCGTGGAAGGACTGCGCGCGGGGGATCTCGTCCTAATCAGTGGCGTGATCTACGGGGCAAGGGACGCTGCGCACAAGCGCCTGGTGGAGGCACTTGAGCGTGGCGAAACGCTGCCCGCTGATCTGCGCGGCCAGCTGGTCTACTACGTTGGTCCGGCACCGGCGAAGCCCGGCCAGGTGATCGGCTCGGCCGGACCGACCACCAGCACCCGCATGGACACCTACGCTCCCACGCTCCTGGCCCAGGGACTGAAGGGGATGATCGGCAAGGGCTACCGGTCCCAGCCCGTGCTGGAAGCCATGCGGCGGCATCGAGCCGTCTACATGGCGGCGACCGGCGGCGCGGGAGCGCTTCTGGCGCGGTGCTTCACCCGCGCTGATGTTGTAGCCTACGAGGACCTCGGTCCAGAAGCCCTCTTTCGGTTCGAGGTGGTCGACTTTCCCGTTATCGTCGTCAACGACGCCTTCGGGGGAGACCTGTACGCGCAGGGGAAGAAGGCCTTCAGCAAAGCCACTCCTGGATGA
- a CDS encoding fumarate hydratase, translating into MRTIAYQDVAETARRMCIDANVHLGEDVLGLIRSAREREPSALGQRVLDEILENNRIAVAETVPICQDTGTAFLFVEMGEEVRITGGGLCDAVDEGVRRGYTEGYLRKSMVSDPLRRRNTGDNTPAVVHVELVPGDRVRMTLLPKGGGAENMSRMTMLTPADGEGGVRAFVIETVERAGPNPCPPVVVGVGIGGTFDTVGFLAKRALIRHAGERHPDPFYARMEEDLLAAINALGVGPMGYGGETTALDVRIEVHPCHIVSLPVAVNLQCHAARVARAEL; encoded by the coding sequence ATGCGGACAATCGCTTACCAGGATGTCGCAGAGACCGCGAGGCGAATGTGTATTGATGCCAACGTCCACCTGGGAGAGGACGTGCTCGGTCTGATTCGCTCCGCCCGGGAACGGGAACCCTCGGCGCTCGGCCAACGTGTGCTCGACGAAATCTTGGAGAACAACCGGATAGCCGTGGCCGAGACCGTGCCCATATGCCAGGACACCGGGACGGCCTTCCTGTTCGTGGAGATGGGCGAAGAAGTCCGCATCACCGGCGGAGGGTTGTGTGATGCCGTGGACGAGGGCGTGCGCCGGGGGTACACGGAGGGGTATCTGCGGAAGTCGATGGTGTCGGATCCGCTCCGGCGCCGGAACACCGGCGACAACACGCCTGCCGTTGTGCACGTCGAGCTCGTCCCGGGCGATCGCGTGCGCATGACCCTTCTGCCCAAGGGCGGCGGCGCCGAGAATATGAGCCGGATGACCATGCTGACCCCTGCCGACGGCGAGGGGGGCGTGCGGGCCTTCGTGATTGAGACCGTGGAACGGGCCGGCCCCAACCCCTGCCCGCCCGTCGTTGTTGGGGTAGGGATCGGCGGGACTTTCGATACCGTCGGATTCCTGGCCAAGCGGGCGCTGATCCGGCATGCTGGCGAGCGCCACCCCGATCCCTTCTACGCCCGCATGGAAGAGGATCTCCTGGCGGCCATCAACGCGCTGGGCGTGGGTCCCATGGGGTACGGTGGCGAGACCACCGCACTGGACGTACGCATTGAGGTCCACCCTTGCCACATTGTGAGCCTACCGGTGGCGGTCAACCTGCAGTGTCACGCGGCGCGTGTGGCCCGCGCCGAACTCTGA
- a CDS encoding response regulator transcription factor, with protein MAERVRVLIVDDHALVREGIKSLLQDVPEIEVIGEAGDGFAAIEEARRLRPDVVLMDIAMPRMTGVEATRHIREEMAEVQVVALTIHDNEEYLFQMLRAGAAGYVLKKAHPSEMLTAIEAAMRQETYLTPAMAKGLVSDYLRRVRTGEEQTTYRDLTNREREVLKLIAEGYTNPEIAKLLNISVKTVQAHRGHIMEKLDLHRPAALIMYAIRKGLVETDG; from the coding sequence ATGGCTGAGCGGGTACGGGTGCTGATCGTGGACGACCACGCGCTGGTGCGCGAGGGCATCAAGTCGTTGCTGCAGGACGTCCCTGAGATAGAGGTGATAGGTGAAGCCGGGGACGGGTTCGCGGCGATCGAGGAGGCGCGCCGGCTTCGGCCGGACGTTGTGCTGATGGACATCGCCATGCCGCGGATGACAGGGGTGGAGGCCACCAGGCACATTCGGGAAGAGATGGCTGAGGTGCAGGTGGTGGCGCTGACGATTCACGACAACGAGGAGTACCTCTTCCAGATGCTGCGGGCGGGCGCGGCCGGCTACGTGCTCAAGAAGGCGCATCCATCGGAGATGCTCACCGCGATCGAGGCGGCGATGCGTCAGGAGACCTATCTGACGCCGGCGATGGCAAAGGGTCTGGTGTCGGACTACCTACGGCGCGTCCGCACCGGCGAGGAGCAGACGACCTACCGCGACCTCACCAACCGCGAGCGCGAGGTGCTCAAGCTCATCGCCGAGGGGTACACCAACCCCGAGATCGCCAAGTTGCTGAACATCAGCGTCAAAACGGTGCAGGCGCACCGCGGGCACATCATGGAGAAGCTTGACCTGCACCGCCCCGCGGCGCTCATCATGTACGCCATCCGCAAGGGGTTGGTGGAGACGGACGGCTAG